Below is a window of Rodentibacter sp. JRC1 DNA.
TTTATGACAGTGATAAAGAGATAACGCCTAAAATATTGCTGAATAATTAAATCGCTAGTATCTGTTGAACCATCATTAATAAGAATAATTTCTTTATTAACGGATTGGTGAACCAGACTTTCCAAACATTCAACTAAATAATCCTCGACATTATAGACAGGAACAATAAAGGTTATATCATATTTGGCTGGCTGGCTGGCTGGCTGGCTGGCTGGCTGGCTGGCTGGCTGGCTGGCTGGCTGGCTGGCTGGCTGGCTGGATTGCGGTTGGCATTATTTCTCCTATTTGTTGTAGAAAACGGTTGGATTGTATCGTGCTTAAGGGCGAATATCTATTGCCGGATCGTCATCTTTGCGATATTTTCTATCAATTTTTTTCTGCAAACCGAAATCATCGTTATCCGCTTCATTAGAGAATAAATCCTTTTCTTGCGTGAGTTTTGGATTTTTTATCCCGATCCAATTTGCAATGCCTTCCAAGAAATTTAGGCCGGATTTAAATACTTTGTATTCGTGGCGTTGCGTATCATCAGAAGAAATCTTAAATAAAGGAATATCATGATGTTCACGACTGAAACAATTTTGATTGAACAATAGTACATTGTGTTTTTCATCTTGCTGATGGCATAAACCGTGGTCGGAAAGATAAATCATCGAAAAAGTGCGGTGCGTTTTTTGTCCGTTTTCTTGCAGCTGCTCATATACCTGCTTTAAAAAGTCATCGGTTTTTTTAATAGAAGAAATATAGCAGTTTAAATAATTAAATTTCGGCTCAATATCTTCATCTTTAAAAATTTTCGGATAATCTTCCAGACGATCGCAAGCTAACGGATGAGAACCGTAAATATGTAACAAGATAAAGCGTTTGCCTTGTGTCGGTGTTTCCAACACTTGGGTAAATTTCGGCAATAAGTCAAAATCGCTATAATTGGTGGAGTTAAAACTGCCGCCTTTTTTTAAGAAGATCATCTCATCTGATTTTGAGGCAAGGGAAGAAACCGGTGTATCAAATTCACCTAAAAAACCTTGGTTAGACAACCAATAGGTGTTGATGCCGGCTGATTTGATTAAGTCCACCAAACTTAACTCATAGCTCGGTTCCCATTTTTCTTTATCGGGAAGTGTGAACATTAGGCGTAGCGAGGCAATGGTGTTTGTCCCCGGCGAACGTAATCCGTCAATTAATGTACCCTTGGCATTCGACATAAAAGGCGTATTTTCAATAGGATAGCCATAGGCGTGATGATAATCTTTGCGTGCGCTTTCCCCCAGTACAATCACATAATCATCGTATCGGCTATTTTCTAAAGTGGATTTTCCCCAATTATCCGATTGCGACATCCGTTTTAATTTATTCATTTCATCATAAATTTTTACCGTGGAACCGATGGCTTCCTTTAACGGTTCGGCAAGAGGGAGGGAATAGGCGAAAAGCAATGTCGAAAGAGCGATAAATGTTTTGTTTCGATAAAATTTAATACCGAATTTGACCGCACTTTTATACTGTATAAATACCAAAGTGGGAATAGCAAAAGCGATGAGGTAACTACTCATTGGAATTTGCAACAAAAATTCTTTGGTTTCCAGCATATCCGTGGCGAAAATCGAGGCGATATATTGATAGCTCGGCGCACCGAAATTTAATCCTGTGGGGGTATAAATGGCGTATATGCAAGCAAGTGGAAACATAACAAAGTAGAAACTTTTTTTACTGCTGCTCAGTAGTAGAATAAGGGTTGCTGTGAGTAAAGTAAGCCAAATATTAGGGTGAGGGAACATCCCTGAGCCGATTAACATAAAATAAGCGGCTGCTATTGCGCAGGCAAAAATAAAAAGTGCGGTCAAAATCAGCGATGTTTTTTGTGTTTTCATATTATTTTTTCTTTGAAGTAAGAGTGTCTATTATCCATCTTTCAAATGTAATTTCCATCTTTAACTTCTTCACTCTTATTCGGTTATTTTATAAAATAGGGCGATTTTTTTAAGCCAAAAAAAGGAAAAGACAATGAGCCAACCGATTTATAAACGTATTTTATTGAAATTAAGTGGTGAAGCATTACAAGGCGATGAAGGATTTGGTATCGACCCTTCTATTCTCGATCGTATGGCATTAGAGATTAAAGAACTTGTCGAAATGGGGGTGGAAGTCGGTGTCGTGCTTGGCGGCGGTAACTTATTCCGTGGTGCAAAACTGGCCAAAGCAGGAATGAATCGTGTAGTCGGCGATCACATGGGAATGCTTGCCACCGTAATGAACGGTTTGGCGATGCGTGATGCTCTTCATCGTGCGGATGTTAATGCAAAATTAATGTCTGCCTTCCAGTTAAACGGTATTTGTGATACTTATAACTGGTCTGAAGCGATCAAAATGTTGCGTGAAAAACGCGTTGTGATTTTCTCAGCCGGTACAGGTAGTCCGTTTTTTACCACTGATTCCGCCGCTTGTTTACGTGGTATTGAAATTGAAGCGGACGTGGTGTTGAAAGCAACGAAAGTGGATGGGGTATATGATTGTGATCCGGCAAAAAATGCCGATGCAACACTTTATAAATCCCTCACTTATGCAGAAGTGATTGATAAGGAATTACAAGTAATGGATTTAGCCGCCTTCACACTTGCCCGTGATCATGGTATGCCGATTCGGGTGTTCAATATGGGAAGAGCCGGGGCATTACGCAATGTAGTTTTAGGTACTGATGAAGGCACAACAATTTGCTAGTACGAAATTGAATATAAAACGGTGGAATAAGATTCTGCCGTTTTTCATTTAAGCGAGATTCGTTTATCGCCGATGATAAAACAATTCAAAAATAGTAAAAAATCCAGTAAAATCACCCCGTTTTATTTTTAGCTAAATATAAAAGGACAATGTTATGATTAATGAAATTAGACAAGATGCCGAACAGCGTATGGAAAAAAGCATCGAAGCATTGAAGGGACATATCGCTAAAATCCGTACAGGTCGTGCACAGCCAAGCTTATTAGATGCGATCCAAGTGGAATATTACGGTGCGGCGACCCCTCTTCGTCAGTTGGCAAATGTAGTGGCTGAAGATGCCCGTACATTGGCGGTAACGGTGTTTGATCGTTCATTAATCGGCGCGGTAGAGAAAGCGATTTTAACTTCTGATTTGGGCTTAAATCCCTCTTCTGCCGGTACTACAATCCGTGTGCCGCTTCCGCCGTTAACGGAAGAACGTCGCCGTGATTTGATTAAAATCGTGAAAGGCGAGGGAGAACAAGGCAAAGTGGCGATTCGTAACGTGCGTCGTGATGCGAATGATAAAATCAAAGCCTTGTTGAAAGATAAAGAAATCAGTGAAAATGATCAGCATAAAGGCGAAGAAGTGATCCAAAAATTAACTGACCAATATATCAAAAAAGTTGATGAAATTTTGGCGGATAAAGAAAAAGAATTAATGGATTTCTAATTTTCTGAACCGATTATTGGGGCAGACCTCGTGTCTGCCCTTGTTCTATTCTTATTTTTCAAAGTGCAGTTAATATTTTATGCAAAGACAAAATATCGTGATTTTAGGGGCGACAGGATCTATCGGACAAAACACCTTATCGGTGATTGAACATAATCCTGAAAAATACCACGCCTTTGCGCTTGTCGGAGGCAAAAATGTGGAATCTATGTTTGAAAAATGCGTGAAATTTCAACCGCACTTTGCCGCACTTGATGATCTAAATGCCGCTAATGTATTGCGTGAAAAACTGAAAAAACAAGGCATTGCAACTGAAGTCTTGGCAGGGCAACACGCAATCTGTGAATTGGCGGCACACCCTGAAGCAGATCAAGTGATGGCGGCAATTGTGGGGGCTGCGGGGCTTCTTCCTACCTTGTCAGCGGTAAAAGCCGGTAAACGGGTTTTATTGGCGAACAAAGAAGCATTGGTGACTTGCGGGCAGATTTTTATTGATGCGGTAAAGGATGCAGGCGCAACCTTGCTGCCTGTAGATAGCGAACATAATGCGATTTTTCAATCCTTGCCACCGGAAGCGCAGAAAAAAATAGGCTTTTGCCCATTGAATGAATTAGGTATCAGCAAAATTGTGTTGACCGGTTCCGGCGGACCTTTTCGTTACATGCCATTAAATGAGTTCGTCAATATCACACCGGAGCAGGCCGTAGCGCACCCGAATTGGTCTATGGGGAAAAAGATTTCAGTGGATTCCGCCACGATGATGAATAAAGGGTTGGAATATATTGAAGCCCGCTGGTTATTTAATGCGAATGCTGATGAGATGGAAGTGATTATTCACCCGCAATCCATTATCCATTCTATGGTGCGTTATGTGGACGGTTCGGTGATTGCACAAATGGGAAATCCCGATATGCGAACACCGATTGCGGAAACTATGGCGTATCCACTGCGCACTTTTGCCGGGGTTGAACCTTTAGATTTCTTTAAAATCAAAGAACTGACGTTTATTGAACCGGATTTTAATCGTTACCCTAACTTAAAACTTGCAATGGATGCATTTGCGGAAGGGCAGTATGCGACAACGGCAATGAATGCGGCAAATG
It encodes the following:
- a CDS encoding phosphoethanolamine transferase; amino-acid sequence: MKTQKTSLILTALFIFACAIAAAYFMLIGSGMFPHPNIWLTLLTATLILLLSSSKKSFYFVMFPLACIYAIYTPTGLNFGAPSYQYIASIFATDMLETKEFLLQIPMSSYLIAFAIPTLVFIQYKSAVKFGIKFYRNKTFIALSTLLFAYSLPLAEPLKEAIGSTVKIYDEMNKLKRMSQSDNWGKSTLENSRYDDYVIVLGESARKDYHHAYGYPIENTPFMSNAKGTLIDGLRSPGTNTIASLRLMFTLPDKEKWEPSYELSLVDLIKSAGINTYWLSNQGFLGEFDTPVSSLASKSDEMIFLKKGGSFNSTNYSDFDLLPKFTQVLETPTQGKRFILLHIYGSHPLACDRLEDYPKIFKDEDIEPKFNYLNCYISSIKKTDDFLKQVYEQLQENGQKTHRTFSMIYLSDHGLCHQQDEKHNVLLFNQNCFSREHHDIPLFKISSDDTQRHEYKVFKSGLNFLEGIANWIGIKNPKLTQEKDLFSNEADNDDFGLQKKIDRKYRKDDDPAIDIRP
- the pyrH gene encoding UMP kinase gives rise to the protein MSQPIYKRILLKLSGEALQGDEGFGIDPSILDRMALEIKELVEMGVEVGVVLGGGNLFRGAKLAKAGMNRVVGDHMGMLATVMNGLAMRDALHRADVNAKLMSAFQLNGICDTYNWSEAIKMLREKRVVIFSAGTGSPFFTTDSAACLRGIEIEADVVLKATKVDGVYDCDPAKNADATLYKSLTYAEVIDKELQVMDLAAFTLARDHGMPIRVFNMGRAGALRNVVLGTDEGTTIC
- the frr gene encoding ribosome recycling factor; this translates as MINEIRQDAEQRMEKSIEALKGHIAKIRTGRAQPSLLDAIQVEYYGAATPLRQLANVVAEDARTLAVTVFDRSLIGAVEKAILTSDLGLNPSSAGTTIRVPLPPLTEERRRDLIKIVKGEGEQGKVAIRNVRRDANDKIKALLKDKEISENDQHKGEEVIQKLTDQYIKKVDEILADKEKELMDF
- the ispC gene encoding 1-deoxy-D-xylulose-5-phosphate reductoisomerase, whose product is MQRQNIVILGATGSIGQNTLSVIEHNPEKYHAFALVGGKNVESMFEKCVKFQPHFAALDDLNAANVLREKLKKQGIATEVLAGQHAICELAAHPEADQVMAAIVGAAGLLPTLSAVKAGKRVLLANKEALVTCGQIFIDAVKDAGATLLPVDSEHNAIFQSLPPEAQKKIGFCPLNELGISKIVLTGSGGPFRYMPLNEFVNITPEQAVAHPNWSMGKKISVDSATMMNKGLEYIEARWLFNANADEMEVIIHPQSIIHSMVRYVDGSVIAQMGNPDMRTPIAETMAYPLRTFAGVEPLDFFKIKELTFIEPDFNRYPNLKLAMDAFAEGQYATTAMNAANEVAVQAFLERRISFTDIARINRESVAKMTHTTIVTIDDVLAVDAQARVIAQQLVVGH